A stretch of Kazachstania africana CBS 2517 chromosome 7, complete genome DNA encodes these proteins:
- the KAFR0G03190 gene encoding CRAL-TRIO domain-containing protein (similar to Saccharomyces cerevisiae CSR1 (YLR380W); ancestral locus Anc_4.234) gives MTQDAYATRLQNISKDQEQILKQIWTYLFHFWEYEVDGTNAFKPTDEQLDAMIQEQEKKLKKKSFFSRSSSSRTENLDKQIQYQKNVIHDSLKDMNPDDTRDAFWDMIRADFPDNLLLRFIRARDWDVDKAMKMIAFTMDWRVNESKADEIIYGGERAAWTANEPGFIKNLELKKAVICGVDKEGRPIVYVRPKLHHSDDQTLEEMKKYSLLIIEQARLFLREPVETATVIFDLSGFGVSNMDYTPVQFIITCFEAHYPECLGKLFIHNAPWIFPPMWNIIKKWLDPVVASKISFTKTVDDLLEHVDLENIPQSLGGQSKISLDGIFEKPDESYDEKMQDHETLDILLVKRKELIENFLEITRKWIESDGDDESAQLLKERIEAGRKLTRNYIDLDPYIRSRSLYDIQEILKF, from the coding sequence ATGACCCAGGACGCATATGCAACGAGATTGCAAAATATATCCAAGGATCAAGAGcagatattgaaacaaatCTGGACCTActtgtttcatttttggGAATATGAGGTAGATGGTACCAATGCCTTTAAACCCACCGATGAACAACTTGATGCAATGATTCAAGAAcaggaaaagaaattgaaaaagaaatcattcTTCAGTAGATCTTCATCGAGTCGTACTGAAAATTTGGATAAACAAATACAATATCAGAAAAATGTCATCCATGATTCTCTGAAGGATATGAATCCAGATGATACTAGAGATGCGTTTTGGGATATGATCAGAGCTGATTTTCCTGATAATCTATTACTACGGTTCATTAGAGCTAGAGATTGGGATGTGGACAAGGctatgaaaatgatagcATTTACCATGGATTGGAGAGTAAATGAGAGCAAGGCTGATGAAATTATATATGGGGGTGAACGTGCTGCTTGGACAGCTAATGAACCTGGTTTcataaaaaatttggaattgaaaaaggCTGTCATATGCGGTGTAGATAAAGAAGGTAGACCGATCGTTTATGTCAGACCAAAATTACACCATTCAGATGATCAAACTCtggaagaaatgaaaaaatactCATTACTCATTATTGAACAAGCTAGGCTATTTTTGAGGGAGCCTGTAGAGACTGCTACCGTTATCTTTGATCTATCAGGGTTTGGTGTCTCGAATATGGACTATACACCCGTTCAGTTCATTATTACTTGTTTCGAAGCCCATTACCCAGAATGTTTGGGCAAATTATTCATCCATAATGCTCCTTGGATTTTCCCTCCCATGTGGAATataatcaaaaaatggCTTGACCCCGTAGTAGcatccaaaatttcatttacaAAAACGGTAGATGATCTATTGGAACACGTCGATCTCGAAAATATACCACAAAGTCTTGGAGGTCAAAGTAAAATAAGTTTGGATGGTATATTCGAAAAACCTGATGAATCGTATGACGAGAAAATGCAGGACCACGAAACTCTCGATATATTGCTGGTCAAGAGGAAAGAATTGATAGAGaactttcttgaaattacCAGAAAGTGGATTGAATCAGATGGCGATGATGAGTCAGCgcaattattgaaagaaaggaTTGAAGCAGGCAGAAAACTGACAAGAAATTATATCGATCTCGATCCATACATCAGGTCTAGGTCATTATATGATATAcaggaaattttgaaattttag
- the MBP1 gene encoding transcription factor MBP1 (similar to Saccharomyces cerevisiae MBP1 (YDL056W); ancestral locus Anc_4.232), which produces MSNQIYSAKYSGVEVYEFIHPTGSIMKRKKDGWVNATHILKAANFAKAKRTRILEKEVLPGTHEKVQGGFGKYQGTWIPLESAIALAEKFAVYQELKPLFDFTQTDGSESPPPAPKHHHASRTDSSRKKATKSASMSALSDKRLNSSNSVTPVSENGQTPLTVVNPMVSRKRGRPPNTIKAKRRLGVGGPTLQRSQSDMNFPRPNIPNSSITTTQLPTVKLTGRLDTLEEHRNEAKYKELDIDDGLSSDIEPTGNTHNAIESHHIPSGLHRGSVPSVASSPSLPTSPSDFSEANAFDQQHFGSAGTSPTISLIPRYSLTQTRLRTSDINDKVNSYLSKLVDYFISNEMKSDKSVPHELLTPPEHSAPYIDTPIDPEMHTAFHWACSMGNLPIVEALYGVGTSIRSINSQGQTPLMKSSLFHNSYTKRTFPRIFQLLHETVFDVDSNSQTVIHHITKRKSSTPSAVYYLDIVLSKLKDFAPQYRIELLLNSQDSNGDTALHIAAKNGDKSFFNTLIKNGALSTIPNKENQTPDEIMNKQQQKHLLLLEGQNNSVHNLNTNDAAMDDTLMSPSDFIMYPSQAATRFSRGIPNIVSSLKDIAELYNTNYQKRENYIKNVNKTIKSIDNSIKKIDTRSLEILNDGRDLDLKSSLTIKQNEVNEMKNKIFKLKNGLRNRLLKNENNKLAKLLESEKNINEGQGENMDKLGLSLELTKYQLRKKAMLDTIVRLMSDNSKTQKYRRMISEGTEISPEDVDQCLDVILESLTGIGNNDGNTNDKHDNA; this is translated from the coding sequence atgtCAAACCAAATATACTCTGCAAAATATTCAGGAGTAGAGGTTTATGAGTTCATTCATCCCACTGGTTCCATAATGAAGCGAAAAAAGGACGGTTGGGTCAATGCAACGCATATACTGAAGGCGGCGAATTTTGCCAAAGctaaaagaacaagaataTTAGAGAAAGAAGTGCTTCCTGGGACACATGAAAAGGTTCAAGGTGGATTTGGGAAATATCAAGGTACCTGGATACCATTAGAATCCGCTATTGCACTAGCTGAGAAATTTGCTGTGTATCAGGAATTAAAACCCTTATTTGATTTCACACAAACGGATGGCTCAGAGTCTCCGCCACCAGCTCCAAAACATCATCATGCGTCAAGGACAGATagttcaagaaaaaaagctACGAAAAGTGCTAGCATGTCTGCATTAAGCGATAAAAGACTAAATAGCTCCAATTCTGTTACACCTGTTTCAGAAAATGGACAGACTCCCTTAACAGTAGTAAACCCAATGGTATCAAGAAAGAGAGGTAGACCTCCTAATACTATCAAGGCAAAGAGAAGGTTAGGTGTAGGTGGACCAACTTTGCAGAGATCTCAAAGTGATATGAATTTCCCCAGACCTAATATACcgaattcttcaataacGACAACACAGCTACCTACGGTTAAATTGACAGGGAGATTAGATACATTAGAAGAACATAGAAATGAGGCGAAGTACAAAGAGTTAGATATAGACGATGGTTTATCGAGCGATATTGAACCAACAGGAAATACCCACAACGCTATCGAATCCCATCACATCCCTTCAGGCCTTCACAGAGGGTCTGTGCCATCAGTAGCATCATCTCCCTCTTTACCCACCTCTCCAAGTGATTTTTCAGAGGCTAATGCATTTGACCAACAGCACTTTGGTAGTGCGGGCACATCACCTACAATTTCCTTGATTCCAAGATACTCGCTAACGCAAACGCGTCTGCGCACCTCAGATATCAATGATAAGGTGAACAGTTACCTATCAAAGCTAGTGgattattttatttcaaatgaaatgaaatcGGACAAATCAGTACCACACGAGTTACTAACTCCTCCAGAGCACAGTGCCCCATATATAGACACCCCAATAGACCCAGAAATGCATACTGCATTCCATTGGGCATGCTCCATGGGGAATTTACCAATAGTTGAAGCATTATATGGCGTTGGAACAAGTATACGATCAATCAATTCGCAGGGACAGACACctttaatgaaaagttCTCTTTTTCATAATTCATACACCAAGAGAACTTTCCCACGCATTTTCCAATTATTACATGAAACTGTTTTTGATGTAGACTCCAATTCACAGACTGTTATTCACCATATcacaaaaagaaaatcatcCACGCCATCAGCTGTCTATTATTTGGATATAGTGTtgtcaaaattgaaagattttgCTCCACAGTACAGAATAGAATTACTATTAAACTCACAGGACTCTAATGGTGATACAGCATTACATATTGCCGCTAAGAATGGTGATAAGTCGTTTTTTAACACTTTGATCAAGAACGGTGCATTAAGTACTATTCCgaacaaagaaaatcaaaCGCCCGATGAAATCATGAATAAACAACAGCAGAAGCATTTATTGTTGTTAGAAGGTCAGAATAATAGTGTGCACAATTTAAATACTAATGATGCGGCAATGGATGACACATTGATGTCACCAAGTGATTTTATTATGTACCCATCCCAAGCTGCAACAAGGTTTTCTAGAGGCATACCAAATATAGTATCATCTTTGAAGGACATTGCAGAGCTATATAATACCAATTACCAAAAAAGGGAAAActatatcaaaaatgttaACAAGACTATAAAGAGCATAGACAATagcattaaaaaaatagataCTAGAAGCTTGGAAATATTGAACGATGGGAGGGACTTGGATTTGAAATCCAGTTTGACAATCAAACAGAATGAGGTAAAcgaaatgaaaaataaaatatttaagtTAAAAAATGGCTTAAGGAATAGACTTttaaagaatgaaaataataaattagcAAAACTCCTTGAgtcagaaaaaaatattaatgaGGGACAAGGGGAAAATATGGACAAATTAGGTCTTTCTCTGGAATTGACTAAATACCAATTGAGAAAGAAGGCGATGCTGGATACAATCGTTCGTTTAATGAGTGATAACTCCAAGACCCAGAAATATAGAAGAATGATCAGTGAAGGCACTGAAATCTCACCAGAAGATGTCGACCAGTGCCTGGATGTAATATTAGAAAGTTTGACTGGTATTGGTAACAATGACGGCAATACCAATGACAAACATGATAACGCAtag
- the KAFR0G03180 gene encoding uncharacterized protein (similar to Saccharomyces cerevisiae YDL057W; ancestral locus Anc_4.233) yields MDRRIHLDEDAVLPSYLQLEANEKYLLVKDSEVHCDKGLSTILSVPTKTKENSKIVILLHGHQSHKNALYQPLLSQELSKMGYFVIRFDFRGQGDSEPNRNENEGRTITQDLEDMNAIISSLDVLSTSYNISFQLEMVVAHSRGVLIMFEYLLNNKPICVPKLVNCSGRFVGSNLLKRYSKLYPNWREAKGFGTKILRYGKVVSCWVPETEIISTANVNGESFANLSKESYVLIIHGSCDDVIPLEDANKYESIFQGHCHLIKIRGADHNYYGLEHDPNTYKLPIKRGKVNYSVILVREILSFLQGRTDVKT; encoded by the coding sequence ATGGACAGAAGGATTCATCTCGATGAAGATGCCGTGCTCCCCTCGTATCTACAACTAGAGGCTAATGAAAAGTATTTATTAGTCAAGGATAGCGAGGTTCATTGTGACAAAGGCCTATCAACCATATTATCAGTCCCCaccaaaacaaaagaaaatagcaaaatagtaatattattacatGGACACCAATCACACAAAAATGCCCTGTATCAACCTCTCCTCTCTCAAGAGTTGAGTAAAATGGGGTATTTTGTAATCAGATTTGATTTCAGGGGACAAGGTGACTCTGAGCCAAACAGGAATGAAAATGAGGGAAGAACGATTACTCAAGATCTCGAAGATATGAATGCTATAATATCTTCATTGGACGTGCTGTCGACAAGCtataatatttcatttcaatTAGAGATGGTTGTAGCTCATTCTCGTGGTGTGCTGATCATGTTCGAGTACCTGTTGAATAACAAACCTATTTGTGTTCCAAAATTGGTTAACTGTTCCGGTAGGTTTGTAGGGAGTAACCTTCTGAAAAGATATTCAAAACTCTATCCCAATTGGCGAGAAGCGAAAGGATTTGGTACCAAGATTCTTCGATATGGGAAAGTTGTGAGCTGTTGGGTTCCTGAAACGGAAATAATAAGCACAGCAAACGTTAATGGAGAATCATTTGCCAACCTAAGCAAGGAATCCTATGTATTAATAATCCATGGATCTTGCGATGACGTGATCCCACTGGAAGATGCAAACAAATACGAAAGCATATTTCAAGGTCATTGCCATCTGATCAAAATACGTGGTGCAGACCACAACTACTATGGCCTTGAACATGACCCAAATACTTACAAGTTACCCATAAAGAGAGGCAAAGTGAATTATTCTGTCATTTTAGTAAGAGAAATTCTGAGTTTCTTGCAAGGCAGAACAGACGTAAAAACATAG
- the MCH1 gene encoding Mch1p (similar to Saccharomyces cerevisiae MCH1 (YDL054C); ancestral locus Anc_4.229), with the protein MALSSIERRLSYHVRHLLPKLLSTKSSHFLAYILSLLSLLTAGFITIISLYAHSWQSVLHYSSWQINIIASTTNLGLYLTPPILGIIADSHGPITLSCLSVLGFVPSYSYISHVFHSRNDSTFAFHASLASFFCIGVSTSCLYFSALLTCTKLYPSKKLLSVSLPTTAFGVSSFLGSQLIKVPWFWTSNSDSTRYLNLARIFRFFAILYIIVGLLAWIATGVVSLLTHIESDYIQHHQEADPLLQDSSVSISSISVSSKTSDTNDTKETNSSLHLFKNPVLLILLVSMIFSLGPLEMFAVDMSTISTILVPSQATPTTTLLPVYALSSVVSRLLTGVIMDFQTRRGYRQKHILFLYLACSLFLHLLLFIVTSTDSSISIYFLYFIGSMFGIVNGGLYTIYPILTLIIYKNRHFGKIFGFLMISPAVGTLLSCLQFAKTFDSNCANDGSSICIKSVYEIGLLQNICAFGLSWLVYNYWSKRNSQI; encoded by the coding sequence ATGGCCTTATCTAGTATAGAACGTCGTCTATCGTACCACGTAAGGCATTTGCTTCCGAAGTTATTATCTACGAAGTCATCGCATTTTCTAGCTTACATATTATCGCTACTATCGCTGCTAACTGCTGGGTTTATTACTATCATATCATTGTATGCACACTCCTGGCAGTCTGTTTTGCATTACTCCTCATGgcaaataaatattatagCTAGTACGACCAATCTGGGGTTGTATTTGACTCCTCCGATATTAGGAATCATCGCTGATTCTCATGGTCCCATAACACTAAGTTGCCTATCAGTATTAGGATTTGTACCGAGTTACTCTTATATTTCTCATGTTTTCCATTCAAGGAATGATTCTACATTTGCTTTCCATGCATCTTTAGCCAGTTTCTTTTGTATTGGTGTTTCCACCAGCTGTCTCTATTTCAGTGCATTATTAACCTGCACGAAGCTTTACccttcaaagaaattgttgTCCGTTAGTTTGCCAACTACTGCATTCGGAGTATCATCCTTTCTAGGTTCTCAGTTGATTAAAGTGCCCTGGTTTTGGACTTCCAATAGTGATAGTACAAGATACTTAAATTTAGCAAGAATCTTCAGATTTTTCgcaattttatatattattgtcGGTCTTCTAGCATGGATTGCAACGGGCGTAGTGTCCTTACTTACTCATATTGAAAGTGATTACATACAACATCATCAAGAGGCAGATCCTTTATTGCAAGACTCCTCGGTTTCGATATCTTCTATTTCTGTATCTTCGAAAACGTCAGATACCAACGATACTAAAGAAACCAATTCGTCATTACATTTATTTAAGAATCCCGTACTACTCATACTATTGGTCTcaatgattttttctttagGCCCATTAGAGATGTTTGCTGTAGATATGTCCACCATATCAACTATCTTGGTACCATCGCAAGCAACCCCCACCACCACACTATTGCCAGTTTATGCACTGTCCTCAGTGGTTTCTAGATTACTAACTGGTGTAATAATGGATTTTCAAACAAGAAGAGGTTACAGACAAAAACATATCCTGTTCTTATACCTTGCCTGCTCCTTATTTTTGCATCTACTACTATTTATAGTCACATCAACAGACAGTAGCATTTCCATTTATTTCCTATACTTCATAGGGTCGATGTTTGGAATAGTGAATGGAGGCTTATACACAATTTACCCAATTTTAACCCTGATTATTTACAAGAACAGACATTTTGGGAAAATATTTGGTTTCTTAATGATATCACCAGCAGTAGGGACACTTCTTTCATGCCTACAATTTGCAAAGActtttgattcaaattgtGCTAATGACGGTTCAAGTATCTGTATCAAATCAGTTTATGAAATTGGTTTGTTGCAAAACATATGTGCGTTTGGATTGAGTTGGTTAGTATATAATTATTGGAGTAAAAGAAACAGCCAGATATAG
- the PSA1 gene encoding mannose-1-phosphate guanylyltransferase (similar to Saccharomyces cerevisiae PSA1 (YDL055C); ancestral locus Anc_4.231): MKGLILVGGYGTRLRPLTLTVPKPLVEFGNRPMILHQIEALASAGVTDIVLAVNYRPEVMVETLQKYEKEYGVSITFSVETEPLGTAGPLKLAEKVLKKDNSPFFVLNSDVICDYPFRELAEFHNAHGGKGTIVATKVDEPSKYGVIVHDLATPNLIDRFVEKPVEFVGNRINAGLYILNPEVIDLIEMKPTSIEKETFPILVEQKSLYSFDLEGFWMDVGQPKDFLSGTVLYLNSLAKKNSDKLVKGSNIVGNVMIDPTAKISPNAKIGPDAVIGPNCIIGDGARITRSVILANSTVKDHSLVKSTIVGWNSTVGKWCRLEGVTVLGDDVEVKDEIYVNGGKVLPHKSISANVPQEAIIM, translated from the coding sequence atgaaaGGTTTAATTTTAGTAGGTGGTTACGGTACCAGATTAAGACCATTGACTTTGACTGTTCCAAAGCCATTAGTCGAATTCGGTAACAGACCAATGATTTTACATCAAATTGAAGCTTTAGCTTCTGCTGGTGTCACCGATATCGTCTTAGCAGTTAACTACAGACCAGAAGTTATGGTCGAAACGTTACAAAAGTACGAAAAGGAATACGGTGTCTCAATCACTTTCTCCGTCGAAACTGAACCATTAGGTACAGCTGGTCCATTAAAATTAGCtgaaaaagttttgaaaaaagataacTCTCCATTCTTTGTCTTAAATTCTGACGTCATTTGTGATTATCCATTCAGAGAATTAGCTGAATTTCACAACGCTCACGGTGGTAAAGGTACCATTGTTGCTACTAAGGTTGATGAACCTTCTAAATACGGTGTCATCGTCCATGATTTGGCCACtccaaatttaattgataGATTCGTTGAAAAACCAGTCGAATTCGTTGGTAACAGAATTAACGCCGGTTTATACATCTTAAACCCAGAAGTCATCGATTTAATCGAAATGAAACCAACTTCTATCGAAAAGGAAACTTTCCCAATCCTTGTCGAACAAAAATCCTTATACTCCTTCGATTTAGAAGGTTTCTGGATGGATGTCGGTCAACCAAAAGATTTCTTATCGGGTACCGTACTATACTTAAACTCTTTAGCTAAGAAAAATTCCGATAAATTAGTTAAAGGTTCAAACATTGTCGGTAACGTCATGATCGACCCAACCGCCAAGATTTCTCCAAATGCTAAAATCGGTCCAGATGCTGTCATTGGTCCAAACTGTATTATCGGTGATGGTGCCAGAATAACTAGATCCGTCATCTTAGCTAACTCCACCGTCAAAGACCACTCTTTAGTCAAATCCACCATCGTCGGCTGGAACTCTACCGTCGGTAAATGGTGTCGTCTAGAAGGTGTCACTGTCTTAGGTGACGATGTCGAAGTCAAGGATGAAATTTACGTAAACGGTGGTAAGGTCTTACCTCACAAATCTATTTCTGCTAACGTTCCACAAGAAGCTATTATTATGTAG
- the KAFR0G03150 gene encoding sterol desaturase family protein, with product MSTVFNNATISKLVKDDSFQIIFKNIGNYQPQLTFIEQVWATWYVYMNNDVLATGLMFFVLHEFMYFIRCLPWFIIDSLPYFRKWKIQPTKIPSKKEQLECLKSVLLSHFLVEAIPIWTFHPMCEKLGISVKVPFPSLKTMSLEIALFFVLEDMWHYWLHRLFHYGNFYKYIHKQHHRYAAPFGLAAEYAHPIETMSLGFGTVGMPILYVMYTGNLHLFTLCIWITLRLFQAVDAHSGYDFPWSLHNFLPFWAGAEHHDLHHHYFIGNYASSFRWWDYYLDTEAGPDAKIAREERMKLTAVKNAKKYN from the coding sequence ATGTCTACCGTATTCAATAACGCTACCATCTCAAAATTGGTCAAAGATGACTCTTtccaaataattttcaagaatatagGCAATTATCAGCCACAGCTCACATTTATAGAACAGGTCTGGGCTACGTGGTATGTCTACATGAATAACGACGTCCTCGCTACGGGCCTAATGTTCTTCGTACTACACGAATTCATGTATTTTATAAGATGTTTGCCTTGGTTTATTATCGATTCACTACCTTATTTCAGAAAGTGGAAAATCCAGCCAACAAAAATACCTAGCAAGAAAGAACAGTTAGAATGCTTGAAATCTGTCTTATTATCACATTTTTTAGTGGAAGCAATCCCAATCTGGACTTTCCATCCAATGTGTGAGAAATTGGGTATATCCGTTAAAGTGCCCTTCCCTTCTTTGAAAACAATGTCGCTTGAAATTGCCCTCTTCTTTGTATTGGAAGATATGTGGCATTATTGGCTACACAGACTGTTTCATTACGGTAATTTCTACAAATACATTCACAAGCAACATCATCGATACGCTGCTCCATTCGGTTTAGCCGCTGAATACGCACATCCAATTGAAACAATGAGTCTAGGTTTTGGCACAGTAGGTATGCCTATCCTGTACGTCATGTATACGGGCAATTTACATCTCTTTACACTTTGCATATGGATCACATTAAGATTATTTCAAGCTGTAGACGCTCATTCTGGTTACGATTTCCCATGGTCCTTACACAATTTCTTACCCTTCTGGGCTGGTGCCGAACATCATGATTTACACCATCACTATTTTATCGGGAATTATGCATCCTCCTTCAGATGGTGGGACTACTATTTGGATACAGAAGCTGGTCCCGACGCCAAGATTGCTAGAGAAGAGAGAATGAAACTGACAGCAGTGAAAAATGCGAAGAAATATAATTAA
- the PBP4 gene encoding Pbp4p (similar to Saccharomyces cerevisiae PBP4 (YDL053C); ancestral locus Anc_4.228), translating to MSITTTATTTITTTTAKTTPKLTGWAQAASRFIPKQRQQQPHHHNNHGHNQTVNVAKQQQQSSNKKTNKKHNISRQPYNRDEVRQFMKDLYSEFTVQKSVQEYNNIVNTHDSTAINPSNWDIVSNNKNKSKNKKYACLNDIAKILKN from the coding sequence ATGAGCATTACTACTACCGCAACCACTACTATCACTACTACCACCGCTAAAACAACCCCAAAACTCACTGGATGGGCACAGGCTGCATCCAGGTTTATTCCAAAACAACGACAACAACAACCGCATCATCATAATAATCACGGCCATAATCAGACAGTGAATGTTGCCaagcaacaacagcaatCATCCAATAAAAAAACTAATAAAAAGCATAATATCTCTAGACAACCATATAATAGAGATGAAGTAAGACAGTTCATGAAAGATCTATACTCTGAGTTTACTGTTCAAAAGTCTGTCCAAGAATACAACAATATTGTAAATACTCATGATTCCACTGCAATAAATCCATCTAACTGGGACATCGTCTCCAAcaataaaaacaaaagcAAGAATAAGAAATATGCTTGTCTAAATGATATAGCTAAAATCTTAAAAAATTAG